One stretch of Burkholderia pyrrocinia DNA includes these proteins:
- a CDS encoding DUF934 domain-containing protein yields the protein MKPASDNPSTNARIRLLTPAEHAGDTQEHDDSTLTIGNDEELPPLAARIAQAARIDLQFPSFTDGRAYSQAYLLRKRFGFAGDLRATGDVLVDQLLLMERTGFSSAVLGDDTDIAAARRQLDRFPGFYQRDARTATPPQDTATQSSK from the coding sequence ATGAAGCCAGCCAGCGACAACCCAAGCACGAACGCACGCATCCGGCTGCTGACGCCGGCCGAACACGCGGGCGATACGCAGGAACACGACGATTCGACGCTGACGATCGGCAACGACGAGGAACTGCCGCCGCTTGCCGCGCGGATCGCGCAGGCCGCGCGCATCGACCTACAGTTCCCGTCGTTCACCGACGGCCGTGCGTACAGCCAGGCGTACCTGCTGCGCAAGCGCTTCGGCTTCGCCGGCGACCTGCGCGCGACCGGCGACGTGCTGGTCGACCAGCTGCTGCTGATGGAGCGCACGGGGTTTTCGAGCGCGGTGCTCGGCGACGACACGGACATCGCGGCCGCGCGGCGGCAGCTCGACCGGTTTCCGGGCTTCTATCAGCGCGATGCGAGAACGGCAACGCCACCGCAGGACACGGCGACGCAGTCTTCAAAATGA
- a CDS encoding sensor domain-containing diguanylate cyclase: MIRLGLTSKLSVLFACIGVIASGTTGYYAYHANRTMLVQEAQHSLLMSTQLLGQRFTTALSDVAADALVLAQLPSSALVAGSDNPDSARRTRLEQVYCSFMRNHPEYLQIRLIASGHFGLEHIRVVRDARGVVVLPESEFQEKGQFSYVFDTLATEPGHIYLSPIVINHETGSHAAEGLPILRVGTPVVDTSGQTVGALVVDVELSRVVDRLERDLPEDYAVYLANEWGDFLVHPDPAQTFGFDRGLRVLMQDRFAVTRTLFDSTRTSVTLNGLEQPDDAPGQMFAFARTPFGHDEGNRFVVLGMARPLADVLAPAGMLGERIVRMVLVSSLMAVILAILFARAITRPLQALARAATHVFDDPAAERLPVRRADEIGVLARCFDSMRVEIRTQVAMLRAKQQELTHLAGHDPLTELPNRLLFMEHLDAAIRHAAAVHEGLAVMFVDLDRFKQINDQHGHSAGDRTLVAVAKRLSLVLRNGDMVARLGGDEFIVLIADVRSPAVIGDVASRIQIVMAEELEFGDRRLAVGASIGVSEFPADGASAEELLVKADAAMYAAKASAQCAYVRYQDLVGGGAAPDEAGAGRVASGASR, from the coding sequence ATGATCCGGCTCGGGCTCACGTCGAAGCTGTCGGTGCTGTTCGCGTGCATCGGCGTGATCGCGTCCGGCACGACCGGCTATTACGCGTATCACGCGAACCGCACGATGCTCGTGCAGGAAGCGCAGCACAGCCTGCTGATGTCGACCCAGCTGCTCGGGCAGCGCTTCACGACCGCGCTGTCCGACGTTGCCGCCGATGCGCTCGTGCTCGCGCAGTTGCCGTCGTCCGCGCTCGTCGCGGGCAGCGACAATCCGGACAGCGCGCGACGCACGCGGCTCGAGCAGGTGTATTGCAGCTTCATGAGAAATCATCCGGAATACCTGCAGATTCGCCTGATCGCGAGCGGGCATTTCGGGCTCGAACACATCCGCGTCGTTCGCGACGCGCGTGGCGTCGTCGTGCTGCCGGAAAGCGAATTCCAGGAGAAAGGACAGTTCTCCTATGTATTCGATACGCTCGCGACGGAGCCCGGCCATATCTACCTGTCGCCGATCGTGATCAACCACGAGACGGGTTCGCACGCGGCCGAAGGGCTGCCGATCCTGCGCGTGGGCACGCCGGTCGTCGACACGTCGGGCCAGACGGTCGGCGCGCTGGTTGTCGATGTCGAGCTGTCGCGCGTGGTCGACCGGCTCGAACGCGATCTGCCGGAAGACTATGCGGTGTATCTCGCGAACGAGTGGGGCGATTTCCTCGTGCATCCCGACCCGGCGCAGACGTTCGGCTTCGATCGCGGCCTGCGCGTGCTGATGCAGGACCGCTTTGCCGTCACGCGTACGCTGTTCGACAGCACGCGCACGAGTGTGACACTCAATGGCCTCGAGCAGCCCGACGACGCGCCGGGGCAGATGTTCGCGTTCGCGCGCACGCCGTTCGGGCACGACGAGGGCAACCGCTTCGTCGTGCTCGGGATGGCGCGTCCGCTTGCCGACGTGCTGGCACCGGCCGGCATGCTCGGCGAACGGATCGTCCGGATGGTGCTCGTATCGAGCCTGATGGCGGTGATTCTCGCGATCCTGTTCGCGCGCGCGATCACGCGGCCGCTGCAGGCGCTCGCGCGCGCCGCGACGCACGTGTTCGACGATCCGGCCGCCGAACGGCTGCCGGTTCGGCGTGCCGACGAGATCGGCGTGCTCGCGCGCTGTTTCGACAGCATGCGTGTCGAGATTCGCACGCAGGTCGCGATGCTGCGCGCGAAGCAGCAGGAGCTCACGCACCTTGCCGGCCACGATCCGTTGACCGAGCTGCCGAACCGCCTGCTGTTCATGGAGCATCTCGATGCCGCGATCCGGCATGCGGCCGCGGTGCACGAAGGGCTGGCCGTGATGTTCGTCGATCTCGACCGCTTCAAGCAGATCAACGACCAGCACGGGCATTCGGCCGGCGACCGCACGCTCGTCGCGGTCGCGAAGCGGTTGAGCCTCGTGCTGCGCAACGGTGACATGGTCGCGCGGCTCGGCGGCGACGAGTTCATCGTGCTGATTGCGGACGTGCGTTCACCGGCGGTGATCGGCGATGTCGCGTCGCGGATCCAGATCGTGATGGCGGAAGAACTGGAGTTCGGCGACCGGCGCTTGGCCGTCGGTGCGAGCATCGGCGTCAGCGAGTTTCCGGCCGACGGCGCATCGGCCGAGGAACTGCTCGTCAAGGCCGACGCGGCGATGTATGCGGCGAAGGCATCCGCGCAGTGCGCGTACGTGCGCTATCAGGACCTGGTCGGCGGCGGCGCTGCGCCGGACGAAGCCGGGGCCGGCCGCGTCGCATCGGGCGCCAGCCGGTGA
- a CDS encoding extracellular solute-binding protein, whose protein sequence is MQPSDSYGVRLIRGIGVRTRARGAVRALFVILTLGLLAPGLPAFADSPETVNDNVLRVLAWPGYADRDVVSAFEARFHVRVEVTFVDSDEALWARMHGAAPPPYDVLAANTAEIQRYAHERLLAPIDLARIPNRQRQLPNFRQLATIGGLVQDGATYAIPFTYSSMGLIYDRTQVSAAPRSMRELWNPRYRGKVLAFNSAQHNFSFAALALGYPDPFRLSPAQTLAVARKLIDLRRNLLTYYTLPEEATALFVQHRAALMFGNYGTQQVELLRRAGADVGYVIPDEGALAWLDCWAVTRGAQHAELAFAWINYMLEPAIGTLLTERQGLANTLEPPPGLDTGHQHLVWLQPVEDIARRESLWSRIVSGDRPERFDK, encoded by the coding sequence ATGCAGCCGAGCGATTCATACGGGGTCCGCTTGATCAGGGGAATCGGCGTGCGTACGCGCGCCCGCGGAGCCGTGCGCGCGTTGTTCGTCATCCTGACACTCGGCTTGCTTGCGCCTGGCCTGCCGGCTTTCGCCGACTCTCCCGAAACCGTCAACGACAACGTGCTGCGCGTGCTGGCATGGCCCGGCTACGCGGACCGCGACGTCGTCAGCGCATTCGAGGCGCGGTTTCATGTCCGTGTCGAAGTGACGTTCGTCGATTCCGACGAAGCGCTGTGGGCGCGGATGCACGGCGCGGCGCCGCCGCCGTACGACGTGCTGGCCGCGAACACGGCCGAGATCCAGCGCTATGCGCACGAACGTCTGCTCGCGCCGATCGACCTGGCGCGCATCCCGAACCGGCAGCGGCAGTTGCCGAACTTCCGGCAACTCGCGACGATCGGCGGGCTCGTGCAGGACGGTGCGACCTACGCGATCCCGTTCACGTATTCGTCGATGGGGCTGATCTACGACCGCACGCAGGTTTCGGCCGCGCCGCGCTCGATGCGCGAGCTGTGGAATCCGCGCTACCGCGGCAAGGTGCTCGCCTTCAACAGCGCGCAGCACAATTTCTCGTTCGCGGCGCTGGCGCTCGGCTATCCCGATCCGTTCCGCCTGTCGCCCGCGCAGACGCTCGCCGTCGCGCGCAAGCTGATCGACCTGCGCCGCAACCTGCTGACGTACTACACGCTCCCCGAAGAGGCGACCGCGCTGTTCGTCCAGCATCGCGCGGCGCTGATGTTCGGCAACTACGGCACGCAGCAGGTCGAGTTGCTGCGTCGCGCCGGCGCGGATGTCGGCTACGTGATCCCGGACGAAGGCGCGCTTGCGTGGCTCGACTGCTGGGCCGTCACGCGCGGCGCGCAACATGCCGAGCTCGCGTTCGCGTGGATCAACTACATGCTCGAACCGGCGATCGGCACGCTGCTGACCGAGCGCCAGGGGCTCGCGAACACGCTCGAGCCGCCGCCGGGCCTCGATACCGGGCACCAGCATCTCGTGTGGCTCCAGCCCGTCGAGGACATCGCGCGGCGCGAATCGCTGTGGAGCCGCATCGTGTCGGGCGATCGCCCGGAGCGGTTCGACAAATGA
- a CDS encoding nitrite/sulfite reductase: MYRYTDFDRALVLSRAAQFRDQLERWQHGTLSEDAFRPLRLQNGWYVQRHAPMLRVAVPYGELSSAQLRMLARIARDYDVPDDATYRAACDAQALLGTLRLPTRSAHFTTRTNVQFNWIPLAKAADVMDLLATVDMHGIQTSGNCIRNISCDERAGVAPDEIADPRPFAEVMRQWTTLHPEFAFLPRKFKIAITGAAEDRAATDWHDVGLKLVRDDAGELGFRVSVGGGMGRTPMIATLLRAFLPWRHVMNYIEAIVRVYNRYGRRDNKYKARIKILVKTEGQRYIDDVEEEFRQIVDHDGGPQTIAQAEFDRVAASFVPPRLKPRTLDLPDVNAHMSAQASRHPAFARWLARNVAAHRDPALRIVTLSFKRRLQAPGDASPDQLDALADLADRFSAGEARVTHTQNVVLPWVHVDDLFLLWENARAIGLASANVGLLTDMIACPGGDFCALANARSIPIADAIAERFQDLDLLHDVGDIDLHISGCINSCGHHHSGHLGILGVDKDGAEWYQVTLGGSDGSTASGPARPGKVIGPSFSADEIVDVVDAIVNAYLDARIDANGRSERFIDTVRRIGAEPFKAAANDARHHAEHA, from the coding sequence ATGTATCGATATACCGATTTCGACCGGGCGCTCGTGCTGAGCCGCGCCGCCCAGTTTCGCGACCAGCTCGAACGCTGGCAGCATGGCACGCTGAGCGAAGACGCGTTCCGGCCGCTGCGCCTGCAGAACGGCTGGTATGTGCAACGCCACGCGCCGATGCTGCGCGTCGCCGTGCCGTACGGCGAGCTGTCGAGCGCGCAGCTTCGCATGCTCGCGCGGATCGCGCGCGACTACGACGTGCCCGACGACGCCACCTACCGCGCCGCATGCGACGCGCAGGCATTGCTCGGCACGCTGCGCCTGCCGACCCGCAGCGCGCACTTCACGACGCGCACCAACGTGCAGTTCAACTGGATTCCGCTTGCGAAGGCGGCCGACGTGATGGACCTGCTCGCGACCGTCGACATGCACGGCATCCAGACGAGCGGCAACTGCATCCGTAATATTTCGTGCGACGAGCGCGCGGGCGTCGCGCCTGACGAGATCGCCGATCCGCGCCCGTTCGCCGAAGTGATGCGCCAGTGGACGACGCTGCACCCGGAATTCGCGTTCCTGCCGCGCAAGTTCAAAATCGCGATCACCGGCGCCGCCGAAGACCGCGCGGCGACCGACTGGCACGACGTCGGGCTGAAGCTCGTGCGCGACGATGCGGGCGAGCTCGGCTTTCGCGTGAGCGTCGGCGGCGGGATGGGTCGCACGCCGATGATCGCGACGCTGCTGCGCGCGTTCCTGCCGTGGCGGCACGTGATGAACTACATCGAGGCGATCGTCCGCGTGTACAACCGCTACGGGCGGCGCGACAACAAGTACAAGGCGCGGATCAAGATCCTCGTCAAGACCGAGGGGCAGCGCTACATCGACGACGTCGAGGAGGAGTTCCGCCAGATCGTCGACCATGACGGCGGCCCGCAGACGATTGCGCAGGCCGAATTCGATCGCGTCGCCGCATCGTTCGTGCCGCCGCGGCTCAAGCCTCGCACGCTCGACCTGCCCGACGTGAATGCGCACATGTCCGCTCAGGCGAGCCGCCATCCGGCATTCGCGCGCTGGCTCGCGCGCAATGTCGCCGCGCACCGCGATCCGGCGCTGCGCATCGTCACGCTGTCGTTCAAGCGCCGCCTGCAGGCGCCCGGCGACGCGTCGCCCGACCAGCTCGACGCGCTCGCCGATCTCGCCGACCGCTTCTCGGCCGGCGAGGCGCGCGTCACGCACACGCAGAACGTCGTGCTGCCGTGGGTACACGTCGACGACCTGTTCCTGCTGTGGGAGAACGCACGCGCGATCGGGCTCGCCAGCGCGAACGTCGGGCTGCTGACGGACATGATCGCGTGCCCGGGCGGCGACTTCTGCGCGCTCGCGAACGCGCGCTCGATCCCGATCGCCGACGCGATCGCCGAGCGCTTCCAGGATCTCGACCTGCTGCACGACGTCGGCGACATCGACCTGCACATCAGCGGCTGCATCAATTCGTGCGGCCATCATCACAGCGGCCACCTCGGCATCCTCGGCGTCGACAAGGACGGCGCGGAATGGTACCAGGTGACGCTCGGCGGGTCGGACGGCTCGACCGCGAGCGGCCCCGCGCGGCCGGGCAAGGTGATCGGCCCGTCGTTCTCGGCGGACGAGATCGTCGATGTCGTCGACGCGATCGTCAACGCGTATCTCGACGCGCGGATCGATGCGAACGGCCGCAGCGAGCGATTCATCGACACGGTGCGCCGCATCGGCGCGGAACCGTTCAAGGCCGCCGCGAACGACGCGCGCCACCACGCGGAGCATGCATGA
- a CDS encoding PLP-dependent aminotransferase family protein yields the protein MKRYETLAHTIADDIRNGNLAAGTRLPSLRQIIAQHGVSQSTVFRAYYQLEQWGLIRARERSGYYVAPGATPEAGPAAKRRASRAGASRKVDISDLVFSVLDAATQPGIVPLGSAFPAPQLFPLPRLAKSLAQATRLVSPWSTVVDLPPGNEALRQQIARRYLATGVSQSIDEIVVTNGALEALNLCLMAVTRPGDVVAVEAPGFYAALQAIERLDLRAVEIPVDPRTGLDLDALANALERHDIRACWFMTNFQNPTGVTLSAEKKRALVDMLAAREVPLIEDDVYGELHFGPDYPLPARAYDQHGLVMHCSSFSKTLAPGYRIGWAAAGRFAEKVQRLKLMTTLSASIPAQAGIANYLEHGGYDRHLRKLRGALHTQLDRMDDALRRWLPAGVEWVRPEGGYFLWLAFPDAIDAMELHRQAIARGISFAPGPLFSAAHGFERCVRVNFGHPWSRDIERAIRVLGELVAQPSVRKGG from the coding sequence ATGAAACGCTACGAAACCCTCGCCCACACGATCGCCGACGACATCCGCAACGGCAACCTCGCGGCCGGCACGCGCCTGCCGTCGCTGCGGCAGATCATCGCGCAGCACGGCGTGAGCCAGTCGACGGTGTTTCGCGCGTACTACCAGCTCGAACAGTGGGGGCTGATCCGCGCGCGCGAACGCTCGGGCTACTACGTCGCGCCGGGCGCAACGCCGGAAGCAGGCCCGGCCGCGAAGCGCCGCGCGAGCCGTGCCGGCGCATCGCGCAAGGTCGACATCAGCGACCTCGTGTTCTCCGTACTGGATGCCGCCACGCAGCCCGGCATCGTGCCGCTCGGTTCCGCGTTCCCGGCGCCGCAACTGTTTCCGCTGCCGCGCCTCGCGAAGTCGCTCGCGCAGGCCACGCGGCTCGTCAGTCCGTGGAGCACGGTCGTCGACCTGCCGCCCGGCAACGAGGCGCTGCGCCAGCAGATCGCGCGGCGCTATCTCGCGACCGGCGTGTCGCAGTCGATCGACGAGATCGTCGTCACGAACGGCGCGCTCGAAGCGCTGAACCTGTGCCTGATGGCCGTCACGCGGCCCGGCGACGTCGTCGCCGTCGAGGCGCCCGGCTTCTATGCGGCGCTGCAGGCGATCGAGCGGCTCGACCTGCGCGCGGTCGAGATTCCAGTCGATCCGCGCACGGGCCTCGATCTCGATGCGCTCGCGAACGCGCTCGAGCGGCACGACATCCGAGCGTGCTGGTTCATGACCAATTTCCAGAATCCGACCGGCGTCACGCTGTCCGCCGAAAAAAAGCGCGCGCTCGTCGACATGCTCGCGGCGCGCGAAGTGCCGCTGATCGAGGACGACGTCTACGGCGAGCTGCATTTCGGCCCCGACTATCCGCTGCCGGCGCGCGCGTACGACCAACACGGCCTCGTGATGCACTGCAGTTCGTTCTCGAAGACACTCGCGCCCGGCTACCGGATCGGCTGGGCCGCCGCCGGCCGGTTCGCGGAGAAGGTGCAGCGGCTCAAGCTGATGACGACGCTGTCGGCGAGCATTCCCGCGCAGGCCGGCATCGCGAACTATCTCGAGCACGGCGGCTACGACCGCCATCTGCGCAAGCTGCGCGGCGCGCTGCACACGCAGCTCGACCGGATGGACGACGCGCTGCGGCGCTGGCTGCCGGCCGGCGTCGAGTGGGTGCGGCCCGAAGGCGGGTATTTCCTGTGGCTCGCGTTCCCCGACGCGATCGACGCGATGGAACTGCATCGCCAGGCGATCGCGCGCGGGATCAGCTTCGCGCCGGGGCCGCTGTTTTCGGCCGCGCACGGCTTCGAGCGCTGCGTGCGCGTGAACTTCGGCCATCCGTGGAGCCGCGACATCGAGCGCGCGATCCGCGTGCTCGGCGAGCTGGTCGCGCAGCCGTCGGTTCGCAAGGGCGGTTGA
- a CDS encoding DUF4148 domain-containing protein: MKSLVSAVVAAVALSASFGAFAQSTVTRAQLRNELVQLEKAGYTPGLSSPHYPADIQAAQARVRAADDNTGYGAQPAATVQGGAPAAKAQSPRDSVYFGH, encoded by the coding sequence ATGAAATCGCTCGTTTCCGCAGTCGTTGCCGCTGTCGCCCTGTCCGCCTCGTTCGGCGCATTCGCCCAAAGCACCGTGACCCGCGCCCAGTTGCGCAACGAGCTGGTCCAGCTCGAAAAAGCCGGCTACACGCCGGGCCTGTCGAGCCCGCACTACCCGGCCGACATCCAGGCCGCGCAAGCCCGCGTGCGCGCCGCCGACGACAATACCGGCTACGGTGCGCAACCGGCCGCGACCGTCCAGGGTGGCGCACCGGCCGCCAAGGCGCAAAGCCCGCGCGACTCGGTCTACTTCGGCCACTAA